Proteins found in one Micromonospora sp. WMMD1082 genomic segment:
- a CDS encoding NAD+ synthase, which translates to MPTLRLALCQVNPGVGDLTGNADLVRSWTRRAADSGAQLVLFPEMMLTGYPVEDLVFRRSFVAASKAALDRLAADLAADGLGELPVVVGYLDADGPPQVSGDAEPGRGARNAAALVHRGEVVATYFKHHLPNYGVFDEDRYFVPGDTLTVVRLGGVDVALTICEDLWQAGGPFAAARQAGVGLVVNINGSPYELNKDDLRLPVVRRRAAEAGATIAYVNMIGGQDELVFEGDSMIVAPDGTLLTRAPQFVAHLLVHDVALPDATEHGGTGHGGTGLAADDGGSGDSGGAVDGAQVADGLRVVRRTVEGIPPAPTGPVATGGIIEPVADEAEVWQALVLGLRDYVDKNRFPSVVLGLSGGIDSAVVAAIAVDALGGDRVVGVSLPSQHSSEHSREDAADLAKRTGLDYRVEPIQPMVDTFLANMSLSGVTVENLQARVRGVILMALSNQEGHLVLTTGNKSELAVGYSTLYGDSVGGFNPVKDVWKTLVWRLATWRNAEAARLGETPPIPENSIGKPPSAELSPGQLDSDSLPDYDVLDPILIGYIDGDLGREGLIASGHDPAVVDKVLRMVDTAEYKRRQSAPGTKISMKAFGRDRRLPITNRWREDG; encoded by the coding sequence ATGCCCACCCTGCGTCTCGCCCTGTGCCAGGTCAACCCCGGCGTCGGCGACCTCACCGGCAACGCCGACCTGGTCCGCTCCTGGACCCGCCGGGCCGCCGACTCCGGCGCCCAGCTGGTCCTGTTCCCGGAGATGATGCTGACCGGCTATCCGGTGGAGGACCTGGTCTTCCGGCGATCCTTCGTGGCCGCGTCGAAGGCGGCGCTCGACCGGCTCGCCGCCGACCTCGCCGCCGACGGGCTGGGCGAGCTGCCGGTCGTGGTCGGCTACCTCGACGCCGACGGGCCGCCGCAGGTCAGCGGGGACGCCGAGCCGGGCCGGGGGGCGCGCAACGCCGCCGCGCTGGTGCACCGCGGCGAGGTGGTGGCCACCTACTTCAAGCACCACCTGCCCAACTACGGCGTCTTCGACGAGGATCGCTACTTCGTGCCCGGCGACACCCTCACCGTGGTCCGCCTCGGCGGGGTCGATGTGGCGCTGACCATCTGCGAGGACCTGTGGCAGGCCGGCGGCCCGTTCGCGGCGGCCCGGCAGGCCGGGGTCGGGCTGGTCGTCAACATCAACGGCTCGCCGTACGAGCTGAACAAGGACGACCTGCGGCTGCCGGTGGTACGCCGCCGGGCCGCCGAGGCCGGGGCGACCATCGCGTACGTCAACATGATCGGCGGCCAGGACGAGCTGGTCTTCGAGGGCGACTCGATGATCGTGGCGCCGGACGGGACGCTGCTGACCCGGGCACCGCAGTTCGTCGCGCACCTGCTCGTCCACGACGTCGCCCTGCCCGACGCAACCGAACACGGCGGGACCGGGCACGGCGGGACCGGTCTGGCAGCGGACGACGGCGGCAGCGGTGACAGCGGCGGCGCTGTCGACGGCGCGCAGGTCGCCGACGGCCTGCGGGTGGTGCGCCGTACCGTCGAGGGCATCCCGCCGGCACCGACCGGCCCGGTGGCCACCGGCGGGATCATCGAACCGGTGGCCGACGAGGCCGAGGTGTGGCAGGCGCTGGTGCTCGGGCTACGCGACTACGTCGACAAGAACCGCTTCCCCTCGGTGGTGCTCGGCCTCTCCGGCGGCATCGACTCCGCGGTGGTCGCGGCCATCGCGGTGGACGCGCTCGGCGGCGACCGGGTGGTCGGGGTCTCCCTGCCCAGCCAGCACTCCTCCGAGCACAGCCGGGAGGACGCGGCCGACCTGGCCAAGCGCACCGGGCTGGACTACCGGGTGGAGCCGATCCAGCCGATGGTGGACACCTTCCTGGCGAACATGTCGCTCTCCGGGGTGACGGTGGAGAACCTCCAGGCCCGGGTACGCGGTGTCATCCTGATGGCCCTGTCCAACCAGGAGGGCCACCTGGTGCTGACCACCGGCAACAAGAGTGAGCTGGCGGTCGGCTACTCGACCCTGTACGGCGACTCGGTCGGTGGCTTCAACCCCGTCAAGGACGTGTGGAAGACGCTGGTCTGGCGGCTGGCCACGTGGCGTAACGCCGAGGCGGCCCGGCTGGGCGAAACGCCACCGATCCCGGAGAACTCGATCGGCAAGCCGCCGAGCGCCGAGCTGAGCCCCGGTCAGCTCGACAGCGACTCGCTGCCTGACTACGACGTGCTCGACCCGATCCTGATCGGCTACATCGACGGCGACCTCGGGCGCGAGGGGCTGATCGC
- the glnA gene encoding type I glutamate--ammonia ligase codes for MDRQQEFVLRTLEERDIRFVRLWFTDVLGTLKSVSVAPAELEAAFEEGIGFDGSAIEGFARVFESDMVAMPDPTTFQVFPFEGGVSGESARMFCDILLPDGGPSWADPRHVLRRALSRAAEKGFTFYTHPEIEFFLLENGPLDGTVPVPVDTGGYFEHTTHAVARDFRRQAVLSLERIGISVEFSHHEVAPGQQEIDLRYADALTTADNIMTFRHVVKEVALSTGVQATFMPKPFTDQPGSGMHTHLSLFEGERNAFHDAGDPMKLSKVARAFIAGLLAHAREYTAVTNQWVNSYKRLFPQALPDRVTESPAYVCWGHLNRSALVRVPAYGKPNSARVEVRSPDSAANPYLAFAVLLGAGMKGIEEGYELPPGAEDDVWSLTSAERRAMGYEPLPENLAEAIDVMAGSELVAEVLGEHVFDFFLRNKRAEWEQYRREVTPYERQRYLSL; via the coding sequence GTGGACCGTCAGCAGGAGTTCGTCCTCCGTACGCTGGAAGAGCGGGACATCCGCTTCGTCCGGCTGTGGTTCACCGACGTGCTCGGCACGCTCAAGAGCGTGTCCGTCGCCCCCGCCGAGCTGGAGGCCGCCTTCGAGGAGGGTATCGGCTTCGACGGCTCGGCGATCGAGGGTTTCGCCCGGGTGTTCGAGTCGGACATGGTGGCCATGCCCGACCCGACGACCTTCCAGGTCTTCCCGTTCGAGGGCGGGGTCAGTGGCGAGAGCGCCCGGATGTTCTGCGACATCCTGCTTCCCGACGGCGGGCCCTCCTGGGCCGATCCCCGGCACGTGCTGCGCCGGGCGCTGTCCCGGGCGGCGGAGAAGGGCTTCACCTTCTACACCCACCCCGAGATCGAGTTCTTCCTGCTGGAGAACGGGCCGCTGGACGGCACGGTGCCGGTGCCGGTGGACACCGGCGGCTACTTCGAGCACACCACCCACGCGGTGGCGCGGGACTTCCGCCGGCAGGCGGTGCTGTCGCTGGAGCGGATCGGCATCTCGGTGGAGTTCAGCCACCACGAGGTCGCCCCCGGCCAGCAGGAGATCGACCTGCGCTACGCCGACGCGCTGACCACCGCCGACAACATCATGACCTTCCGGCACGTGGTCAAGGAGGTGGCGCTCTCCACCGGTGTGCAGGCCACCTTCATGCCGAAGCCCTTCACCGACCAGCCGGGCAGCGGGATGCACACCCACCTGTCGCTGTTCGAGGGGGAGCGCAACGCGTTCCACGACGCCGGCGACCCGATGAAGCTCTCCAAGGTGGCCCGGGCGTTCATCGCCGGCCTGCTGGCCCACGCCCGTGAGTACACCGCGGTCACCAACCAGTGGGTGAACTCGTACAAGCGGCTGTTCCCGCAGGCGCTGCCGGACCGGGTCACCGAGAGCCCCGCGTACGTCTGCTGGGGTCACCTGAACCGCTCCGCGCTGGTCCGCGTCCCGGCGTACGGCAAGCCGAACTCGGCCCGGGTGGAGGTCCGCTCGCCCGACTCGGCCGCCAACCCGTACCTCGCCTTCGCGGTGCTGCTCGGCGCCGGGATGAAGGGCATCGAGGAGGGGTACGAGCTGCCGCCGGGCGCCGAGGACGACGTCTGGTCGCTGACCAGCGCCGAGCGGCGGGCGATGGGGTACGAACCCCTGCCGGAGAACCTCGCCGAGGCGATCGACGTGATGGCCGGCTCGGAACTGGTCGCCGAGGTGCTCGGGGAGCACGTCTTCGACTTCTTCCTGCGCAACAAGCGTGCCGAGTGGGAGCAGTACCGCCGCGAGGTCACCCCGTACGAGCGCCAGCGTTACCTGTCGCTCTAG
- a CDS encoding DUF350 domain-containing protein: MLEDLLSGAWQSVVFGVVGVGLMAAGFVVVDLLTPGKLRDLIWVRRNANAGLLLAANQLGVAGIVFTAILTSYHDFAKGLASTVLFGLIGLGIMALAFFVLDLLTPGKLGEVICSEEPHPVARVSAASHFGAALIVCACIA; encoded by the coding sequence GTGCTGGAGGACCTGCTCAGCGGAGCGTGGCAGAGCGTGGTGTTCGGGGTGGTCGGTGTCGGCCTGATGGCCGCCGGCTTCGTCGTGGTCGACCTGCTCACGCCCGGCAAGCTGCGGGACTTGATCTGGGTACGCCGCAACGCCAACGCCGGCCTGCTGCTCGCCGCCAACCAGCTCGGCGTCGCCGGGATCGTGTTCACCGCGATCCTGACCAGCTACCACGACTTCGCCAAGGGGCTGGCCTCGACGGTGCTCTTCGGGCTGATCGGCCTGGGCATCATGGCGCTGGCCTTCTTCGTGCTGGACCTGCTCACCCCGGGCAAGCTCGGTGAGGTCATCTGCTCCGAGGAGCCGCACCCCGTGGCCCGGGTCAGCGCCGCCAGCCACTTCGGCGCCGCGCTGATCGTCTGCGCCTGCATCGCCTGA
- a CDS encoding LD-carboxypeptidase yields MLVSPSGPTRPERVARGVELLTGWGLRPVLAPHAYARQGYLAGSDALRAADLNTAFADPEVRGVICTRGGYGAQRVVDAIDMATVRRDPKVVAGFSDITAVQLALWRGARLAGVHGPGAAWRDERTPLASAESLHAALTTTEPVTVRAVEGEETFGVRVPGRAAGRLLGGNLCLVVASLGTPDMPDLTGAVLLLEEVQEPPYKIDRMLTQLRRAGALDGLAGVAVGQFTDCADGWEIGVADVLAERLGDLGVPVLGGLPIGHGPGQLTVPVGTPATLDAGTGTLTVSPAVR; encoded by the coding sequence ATGCTGGTGTCGCCGTCGGGGCCGACCCGCCCGGAGCGGGTGGCCCGGGGCGTCGAGCTGCTCACCGGCTGGGGGCTGCGGCCGGTGCTCGCGCCCCACGCCTACGCCCGCCAGGGCTACCTGGCCGGTTCGGACGCGCTGCGGGCGGCCGACCTGAACACCGCCTTCGCCGATCCGGAGGTGCGCGGGGTGATCTGCACCCGCGGCGGCTACGGCGCCCAGCGGGTGGTGGACGCGATCGACATGGCGACGGTGCGCCGCGACCCGAAGGTGGTCGCCGGCTTCTCCGACATCACCGCCGTGCAGCTGGCGCTCTGGCGCGGTGCCCGGCTGGCCGGGGTGCACGGGCCCGGTGCCGCCTGGCGGGACGAGCGCACCCCGCTGGCCTCGGCGGAGTCCCTGCACGCGGCGCTGACCACCACCGAGCCGGTCACCGTGCGCGCCGTCGAGGGCGAGGAGACCTTCGGCGTACGCGTGCCGGGGCGGGCCGCCGGCCGGCTGCTGGGCGGCAACCTCTGCCTGGTCGTCGCCTCGCTCGGCACCCCGGACATGCCCGACCTGACCGGGGCGGTGCTGCTGCTGGAGGAGGTGCAGGAGCCGCCGTACAAGATCGACCGGATGCTCACCCAGCTGCGCCGTGCCGGTGCGCTGGACGGGCTGGCCGGGGTGGCGGTGGGGCAGTTCACCGACTGCGCCGACGGCTGGGAGATCGGCGTGGCCGACGTGCTCGCCGAGCGCCTCGGCGACCTGGGCGTGCCGGTGCTGGGTGGGCTGCCGATCGGTCACGGCCCCGGCCAGCTCACCGTCCCGGTCGGCACCCCGGCCACCCTCGACGCCGGCACCGGCACCCTGACGGTCTCCCCCGCCGTCCGCTGA
- a CDS encoding type 1 glutamine amidotransferase has product MATALVIENDPTDDPRRLGEWLTEAGLELSVVRPHVGDALPADLDGHAALVVLGGDQHAYPRADGAPGAPWFPAVEGLLRKAVRHRVPTLGVCLGAQLLATAHAGTVERSPSGPEVGPAVVGRRDAAETDLLFRYVPLIPDVLQWHADEITELPVGATLLAASTRYPHQAFRLGDRAWGLQFHIECDTAMIADWATDSALLAELGYDPQLVISACDAVMVDVEEVWQPFAARFAALALGELDDTGSRRSLPLLGH; this is encoded by the coding sequence GTGGCAACCGCGTTGGTGATCGAGAACGACCCGACCGACGACCCGCGCCGGCTCGGGGAGTGGCTGACCGAGGCCGGGCTGGAGCTGTCGGTGGTCCGGCCGCACGTGGGCGACGCGCTCCCCGCCGACCTCGACGGGCACGCCGCCCTGGTGGTGCTCGGCGGCGACCAGCACGCCTACCCCCGGGCCGACGGCGCGCCGGGGGCGCCCTGGTTCCCCGCCGTGGAGGGGCTGCTCCGCAAGGCCGTCCGGCACCGGGTGCCGACCCTGGGCGTCTGTCTGGGCGCGCAGCTGCTCGCCACCGCCCATGCCGGCACCGTCGAGCGCAGCCCGTCCGGGCCGGAGGTCGGCCCGGCCGTGGTCGGCCGGCGCGACGCCGCCGAGACGGACCTGCTCTTCCGGTACGTCCCATTGATCCCCGACGTGCTCCAGTGGCACGCCGACGAGATCACCGAGCTGCCCGTCGGCGCCACCCTGCTGGCCGCCTCCACCCGCTACCCGCACCAGGCGTTCCGCCTCGGCGACCGGGCCTGGGGGCTGCAGTTCCACATCGAGTGCGACACCGCGATGATCGCCGACTGGGCCACCGACTCGGCGCTCCTGGCCGAGCTGGGCTATGACCCGCAGCTGGTGATCTCCGCTTGCGACGCGGTGATGGTCGACGTCGAGGAGGTCTGGCAGCCGTTCGCCGCCCGGTTCGCCGCGCTGGCCCTCGGCGAGCTGGACGACACCGGCTCGCGTCGCAGCCTGCCCCTGCTCGGGCACTGA
- a CDS encoding bifunctional [glutamine synthetase] adenylyltransferase/[glutamine synthetase]-adenylyl-L-tyrosine phosphorylase has protein sequence MGRPTSATGRLARFGFGIADEDAGARAADLLGPDGLDLWRPQTQEPTGERARELLTALSRAADPDLALRQLHRLVEAERRAVHGVNGGGASLAEGSAVLAALREDPGLRRRLIAVLGASSALGDHLVANPDQWPVLRTEPDGLAPTADGRLELTGGGNPVAALRRAYRLALLRIAAADLTGGRCLDQTMAALSALADATLAAAYAIALAELPEGTREPRLAVVAMGKCGGGELNYVSDVDVIFVAAEDDDLSAATTVATRLIHICGLVAWPVDAALRPEGNRGPLVRTLASHLAYYRRWARTWEFQALLKARPAAGDLALGQEWIDALAPLLWQAAERPEAVEDVRAMRRKIIDHIPPKELEREIKRGPGGLRDIEFAVQLLQLVHGRGDEALRAAGTIPALRALVTGGYVGRADGEALLRGYRFLRGIEHRLQLQGLRRTHTVPTEPGALRWLAAALGYTATPGRSAVEEFRAEWVTHATEVRRLHAKLLYRPLLESVARVPADGLRLTPEAARNRLEILGFADPAGALRHLQALTGGVSRTAAIQRTLLPVLLSEFADAPEPDRGLLNYRQVSDSLGSTPWYLRLLRDSGPVARRLARVLSSSRYVADLLTREPEALRLLAEESELSPRPREVLCDGFAAAAARHTDPVEATRAVRALRRRELLRLACADVLSRAGSLAPTRPDSGRSTLGDITAVGTALSDVTDATLAATLRTARAAQPAMPGLTFAVIGVGRLGGYESNYLSDADVLFVYEPPEGVSESAASAAAQAIAEELRRLLGMPAPDPPLGVDADLRPEGRQGPLVRSLAAYQQYYARWSRVWEAQALLRARCVCGDADLGTRFEQMVDPVRYPPQGLTREQIIEIRRIKVRVETERLPRGADPATHTKLGRGGLADVEWAVQLLQLRHAGQHPQLRGTRTVDALAAARDAGLVDPADAEAMAAGWTLAAQVRNALMLVRGRAGDQLPRHGVELAGVVRLLGRDDPGEFLDEYLRTGRRSRTATERVLEMM, from the coding sequence ATGGGCCGGCCGACCAGCGCCACGGGCCGGCTCGCCCGCTTCGGCTTCGGCATCGCCGACGAGGACGCGGGCGCCCGGGCCGCCGACCTGCTCGGGCCGGACGGGCTCGACCTGTGGCGACCGCAGACGCAGGAACCCACCGGCGAGCGGGCCCGGGAGCTGCTCACCGCGCTGTCCCGGGCCGCCGACCCGGATCTGGCCCTGCGCCAGCTGCACCGGCTGGTCGAGGCCGAACGCCGCGCGGTGCACGGGGTGAACGGCGGCGGCGCGTCGTTGGCCGAGGGCTCGGCGGTGCTCGCCGCCCTGCGCGAGGATCCGGGGCTGCGCCGCCGGCTGATCGCCGTGCTGGGCGCCTCCTCGGCGCTGGGCGATCATCTCGTGGCCAACCCCGACCAGTGGCCGGTGCTGCGCACCGAACCGGACGGGCTCGCCCCGACCGCCGACGGTCGGTTGGAGCTGACCGGCGGCGGCAACCCGGTCGCGGCGCTGCGTCGGGCGTACCGGCTGGCGCTGTTGCGGATCGCGGCGGCCGACCTGACCGGCGGGCGCTGCCTGGATCAGACGATGGCCGCGCTGTCGGCGCTGGCCGACGCCACGCTCGCCGCCGCGTACGCGATCGCCCTGGCCGAGCTGCCCGAGGGCACCCGGGAGCCGCGGCTGGCCGTGGTGGCGATGGGCAAGTGCGGCGGCGGCGAGCTGAACTACGTCTCCGACGTCGATGTGATCTTCGTGGCCGCCGAGGACGACGACCTGAGCGCGGCGACCACGGTCGCCACCCGGCTGATCCACATCTGTGGGCTGGTCGCCTGGCCGGTCGACGCCGCGCTGCGCCCCGAGGGCAACCGGGGGCCGCTGGTGCGCACCCTCGCCAGCCACCTGGCGTACTACCGGCGGTGGGCGCGCACCTGGGAGTTCCAGGCGCTGCTCAAGGCCCGCCCGGCCGCCGGTGACCTGGCGCTCGGCCAGGAGTGGATCGACGCGCTGGCGCCGCTGCTGTGGCAGGCGGCCGAGCGTCCGGAGGCGGTCGAGGACGTCCGGGCGATGCGGCGGAAGATCATCGACCACATCCCGCCGAAGGAGCTGGAACGCGAGATCAAGCGGGGCCCGGGCGGGCTGCGCGACATCGAGTTCGCGGTGCAGCTGCTGCAACTGGTGCACGGCCGGGGCGACGAGGCGTTGCGCGCCGCCGGCACCATCCCCGCCCTGCGGGCGCTGGTCACCGGTGGCTATGTCGGCCGGGCCGACGGGGAGGCCCTGCTGCGCGGGTACCGCTTCCTGCGCGGCATCGAGCACCGCCTGCAACTACAGGGTCTGCGGCGTACCCACACCGTGCCGACCGAGCCGGGCGCGCTGCGCTGGCTCGCCGCCGCGCTCGGCTACACCGCCACCCCCGGGCGCAGCGCTGTCGAGGAGTTCCGCGCCGAGTGGGTCACCCACGCCACCGAGGTACGCCGGCTGCACGCGAAACTGCTCTACCGGCCGCTGCTGGAGTCGGTGGCCCGGGTGCCGGCCGACGGCCTGCGGCTGACCCCGGAGGCGGCCCGCAACCGCCTGGAGATCCTCGGCTTCGCCGACCCTGCCGGGGCGCTGCGTCACCTACAGGCCCTCACCGGCGGGGTGAGCCGCACCGCCGCCATCCAGCGCACCCTGCTGCCGGTCCTGCTCAGCGAGTTCGCCGACGCCCCCGAGCCCGACCGGGGGCTGCTCAACTACCGCCAGGTCTCCGACTCCCTCGGCAGCACCCCGTGGTATCTGCGCCTGCTGCGCGACTCCGGGCCGGTGGCCCGCCGGCTGGCCCGGGTGCTCTCCTCCTCCCGGTACGTCGCCGACCTGCTGACCCGGGAGCCGGAGGCGCTGCGGCTGCTGGCCGAGGAGAGCGAGCTGAGCCCCCGGCCGCGCGAGGTGCTCTGCGACGGCTTCGCCGCCGCCGCGGCCCGGCACACCGACCCGGTCGAGGCCACCCGCGCCGTGCGTGCGCTGCGCCGCCGGGAGCTGCTCCGCCTCGCCTGCGCCGACGTGCTCAGCCGCGCCGGGTCGCTGGCACCCACCCGTCCCGACAGCGGCCGGTCGACCCTCGGCGACATCACCGCGGTCGGCACCGCGCTCTCCGACGTCACCGACGCGACCCTCGCCGCCACGCTGCGGACCGCCCGCGCCGCCCAGCCGGCCATGCCCGGACTCACGTTCGCGGTGATCGGGGTGGGTCGGCTCGGCGGGTACGAGTCGAACTACCTCTCCGACGCCGACGTGCTCTTCGTCTACGAACCGCCGGAGGGGGTCAGCGAGAGCGCCGCCAGCGCGGCCGCGCAGGCCATCGCCGAGGAGCTGCGCCGGTTGCTGGGCATGCCCGCGCCGGATCCGCCGCTGGGCGTCGACGCCGACCTGCGCCCCGAGGGCCGGCAGGGGCCGCTGGTCCGCAGCCTCGCCGCGTACCAGCAGTACTACGCCCGCTGGTCGCGGGTGTGGGAGGCACAGGCGCTGCTGCGCGCCCGCTGCGTCTGCGGCGACGCCGACCTGGGCACCCGGTTCGAGCAGATGGTCGACCCGGTCCGGTACCCACCCCAGGGGCTGACCCGGGAGCAGATCATCGAGATCCGCCGCATCAAGGTGCGGGTGGAGACCGAGCGGCTGCCCCGGGGCGCCGACCCGGCGACCCACACCAAGCTGGGGCGCGGCGGCCTGGCCGACGTCGAGTGGGCGGTGCAGCTGCTCCAGTTGCGGCACGCCGGGCAGCACCCGCAGCTGCGCGGCACGCGTACCGTCGACGCCCTCGCCGCCGCCCGTGACGCCGGCCTGGTCGACCCGGCGGACGCCGAGGCGATGGCGGCCGGCTGGACGCTCGCGGCGCAGGTCCGCAACGCGCTGATGCTGGTCCGTGGTCGCGCCGGTGACCAGCTGCCCCGGCACGGCGTGGAACTGGCGGGCGTGGTCCGGCTGCTCGGCCGCGACGACCCGGGCGAGTTCCTCGACGAGTACCTGCGCACCGGCCGCCGCTCCCGCACCGCCACCGAACGCGTCCTGGAGATGATGTAA